From Selenomonas sp. AB3002, one genomic window encodes:
- a CDS encoding ADP-ribosylglycohydrolase family protein, with protein sequence MDLELIKAMIVGHAIGDALGVPVEFMSREEIAHDPVAEMRGYGTHHQPPGTWSDDTSMTLCLLESIVRLGRIDCKDIMDNFVSWLRRAEFTATGITFDVGIASQAAIQRYEQGTPPLACGGSGEYDNGNGSLMRIAPLAIYLWQHNISTVKDVLKEAHHISRLTHAHPRSQMACGIYTLIAMNLLIGQPLLKAIEKGLSEAHAFYERESEFAREVPHYRRLWNFGSFAGLTKADISSSGYVVDTLEASLWCLTNTKNYREAVLAAVTLGNDTDTIGAIVGGLAGLAYGWEDIPQEWKNSLIKLDYMEELCQKMMHCQQSMLSLNRQARIHALLIALRPNRQCCQQAEQQAAQHRIPGSPGFDEAAADRSPQYTSQIGCRQEQAIGKIRRIA encoded by the coding sequence TTGGCGATGCCCTTGGCGTCCCCGTGGAATTTATGTCACGGGAGGAAATTGCCCATGACCCTGTTGCTGAGATGAGAGGCTACGGCACACATCACCAGCCCCCCGGCACCTGGTCTGATGACACCAGCATGACGCTATGCCTATTGGAAAGCATCGTCCGCCTGGGGCGCATCGACTGCAAAGACATCATGGACAATTTTGTGAGCTGGCTAAGAAGGGCAGAATTTACTGCCACGGGAATCACCTTCGATGTTGGCATAGCGTCTCAAGCGGCCATTCAGCGTTATGAACAAGGCACTCCGCCCCTTGCTTGCGGTGGCAGCGGAGAGTACGACAACGGCAACGGTTCGCTCATGCGTATTGCTCCCCTTGCCATTTACCTTTGGCAGCACAATATTTCCACCGTGAAAGACGTTTTGAAGGAGGCACACCATATCTCGCGCCTTACCCACGCCCACCCACGAAGCCAGATGGCTTGCGGCATCTACACGCTGATTGCCATGAACTTGCTCATAGGTCAGCCGCTCTTAAAGGCAATAGAAAAAGGCCTGTCAGAGGCTCATGCCTTCTATGAAAGGGAAAGCGAGTTTGCCAGGGAAGTGCCCCACTACAGAAGGCTTTGGAATTTTGGCAGTTTCGCTGGCCTTACAAAAGCTGACATCAGCAGCAGTGGCTATGTGGTTGACACATTGGAAGCCAGCCTTTGGTGTCTTACGAATACGAAAAATTATCGTGAGGCGGTTCTCGCCGCCGTCACTCTCGGTAATGATACGGATACAATAGGTGCGATTGTTGGAGGTCTCGCAGGTCTGGCATACGGCTGGGAAGATATTCCGCAAGAGTGGAAGAATTCACTCATTAAGCTGGATTATATGGAAGAATTGTGTCAAAAAATGATGCATTGCCAGCAGTCAATGCTCAGCCTGAACCGTCAGGCTCGAATTCATGCGCTGCTGATAGCACTGCGCCCAAACCGTCAGTGCTGCCAGCAGGCAGAACAGCAAGCCGCCCAGCACCGCATACCTGGTTCCCCAGGCTTCGATGAAGCGGCCGCTGACCGTAGTCCCCAGTACACATCCCAGATTGGCTGCCGTCAGGAACAGGCCATTGGCAAAATCCGGAGAATCGCGTAG
- the gltS gene encoding sodium/glutamate symporter produces the protein MSFETVEGTLNISCTMVMTTAFAAILLLIGFWIRKKVSFFTKYCIPAPVLGGFLFMFISFAGHQSGAFAFKFDMTFQSPFMVAFFTTVGLGASLSLLKKGGILLIVYWLIAGIVSIIQNCISIGLANVTGLEYPYALLAGAISMIGGHGAAGSYGSTFTEMGYPAGITVGAAAATFGLIFGILVGGPVARMLIEKNHLTPDNSETLDTSAEEINAGHGEKLTNLDVLKNVTAILFCMALGAEISGWLGKLIGMSFPSYVGAMFVAMLVRNLNEQFHWYHFRFPLVDGTGDVMLNLYLSMALMSLNLYQLLDLIGPVIIIVAAQVVVLVLLSIFVVFPILGKNYDAAVMCAGLLGHGLGAVPSAIVNMTVVKDKYGMSRKAFMIVPIVGAFLVDIIYQPQTIAFIKFFVQGFAG, from the coding sequence ATGTCTTTTGAAACTGTTGAAGGTACATTGAATATCAGCTGTACGATGGTCATGACGACGGCGTTTGCCGCCATCCTGCTCCTGATCGGTTTCTGGATCCGGAAGAAGGTGAGCTTCTTCACGAAGTACTGCATTCCGGCTCCTGTGTTGGGCGGCTTCCTGTTCATGTTCATCTCCTTTGCCGGACATCAGAGCGGCGCGTTCGCGTTCAAGTTCGACATGACATTCCAGAGTCCGTTCATGGTGGCGTTCTTCACCACCGTTGGCCTGGGCGCGTCCCTTTCCCTTCTGAAGAAGGGCGGTATCCTGCTGATCGTCTACTGGCTGATCGCCGGCATCGTCTCCATCATCCAGAACTGCATCAGCATCGGCCTCGCCAATGTCACAGGCCTTGAGTATCCCTACGCGCTTCTGGCAGGTGCTATCTCCATGATTGGCGGACACGGAGCGGCAGGCTCCTACGGTTCCACCTTTACAGAGATGGGCTATCCGGCAGGTATCACCGTTGGCGCAGCAGCTGCGACCTTCGGCCTGATCTTCGGCATCTTGGTGGGCGGCCCGGTGGCCCGCATGCTGATCGAGAAGAACCACCTGACCCCGGACAACTCCGAGACCCTGGACACTTCCGCCGAAGAAATCAACGCAGGACACGGCGAGAAGCTCACCAACCTGGATGTCCTGAAGAACGTGACCGCGATCCTGTTCTGCATGGCGCTTGGAGCCGAGATCTCCGGCTGGCTCGGCAAGCTGATTGGAATGAGCTTCCCGTCCTATGTCGGCGCAATGTTCGTCGCTATGCTTGTCCGCAACCTGAACGAGCAGTTCCACTGGTATCATTTCAGATTCCCGCTGGTGGACGGCACTGGCGATGTCATGCTGAACCTGTATCTTTCCATGGCGCTGATGAGCCTGAACCTGTATCAGCTGCTTGACCTGATCGGACCGGTTATTATCATCGTGGCCGCGCAGGTGGTAGTGCTGGTGCTCCTTTCCATCTTCGTCGTTTTCCCGATCCTCGGAAAGAACTACGACGCAGCAGTCATGTGCGCGGGCCTTCTGGGCCATGGCCTCGGTGCTGTGCCCTCCGCGATCGTGAACATGACGGTGGTCAAGGACAAGTACGGCATGTCCAGAAAGGCCTTCATGATCGTCCCGATTGTCGGCGCCTTCCTGGTGGATATCATCTATCAGCCGCAGACCATCGCTTTCATCAAGTTCTTCGTGCAGGGCTTCGCAGGCTGA
- a CDS encoding alpha/beta hydrolase, whose translation MSKKITRNCVNHIAFARKNLAWLSLSVCLLLNLLCLPPAQAAEILRETIPLERNEVPLHLERYIEQDGKIKRPILFVHGVTFSSHEFDVDYKDYSLARYFAKHGFEVWLLDIAGFGNSGSVKDGFMPDSDYASEDIASAVKLILERNNLASMDVLGWSWGTVTSGRFAAKHPEMVHRLVLYAPIVAGLGEQDVKEPFNKNTWEAAASDFQRKTDGDIDFDIVEKTVASTYIDNAWHYDRDTSPNGGRRDLLVHKSVRLIPTESIKAPVLIIVGSKDPYVSPDLCAEAYRTLPNKKDSELVIVDGAAHAMLMERPYYKLFREKVLNFLNKG comes from the coding sequence ATGTCAAAAAAGATAACAAGAAACTGTGTCAACCATATTGCTTTTGCAAGGAAAAACCTGGCCTGGCTCAGTTTATCTGTCTGCCTGCTATTGAATCTTTTGTGCTTGCCCCCGGCTCAAGCGGCAGAAATACTTAGAGAAACCATCCCCTTGGAACGGAATGAAGTGCCACTGCATTTGGAGCGTTATATAGAGCAAGACGGAAAGATAAAGCGTCCCATCTTGTTCGTACACGGTGTGACATTTTCTTCCCATGAATTTGATGTTGATTACAAGGATTACAGTTTGGCGAGATATTTTGCCAAACACGGATTTGAGGTTTGGCTGCTCGATATTGCAGGATTTGGAAATTCTGGCAGCGTCAAGGACGGCTTCATGCCGGATTCGGATTATGCTTCGGAAGATATCGCATCTGCTGTGAAGCTCATATTGGAAAGAAATAATCTTGCGTCCATGGATGTTTTGGGCTGGAGCTGGGGAACCGTGACCAGCGGTCGCTTTGCCGCCAAGCACCCGGAGATGGTGCATCGCCTTGTGCTTTATGCGCCTATAGTAGCCGGGCTGGGTGAGCAGGATGTGAAGGAGCCTTTCAATAAAAATACCTGGGAGGCCGCAGCTTCGGATTTTCAGAGGAAAACTGATGGAGACATAGACTTTGACATCGTGGAAAAAACTGTGGCCAGCACCTATATCGATAATGCCTGGCACTACGATAGGGATACGAGTCCCAATGGTGGAAGACGAGATTTGCTTGTCCACAAGAGTGTGCGACTTATTCCGACAGAGAGCATAAAAGCTCCTGTGCTGATAATAGTCGGATCTAAAGATCCCTATGTGTCGCCTGACTTATGCGCTGAAGCGTATAGGACGCTTCCCAATAAAAAAGATTCGGAGTTGGTGATCGTGGACGGAGCCGCCCACGCAATGTTGATGGAGCGTCCTTATTACAAACTGTTTCGGGAAAAGGTATTAAATTTTTTGAATAAAGGCTGA
- a CDS encoding C39 family peptidase gives MMKKKLAAALLASMMCMGTVLAVPVAREGVIPYPAGQAPNQEGAWAAPAEINHDDSPYFTKLDVYQLESINGHRVVMPHYPSYQQTTEYTCGPAAALTLLYWHGNKDYDELSLAREMKTRPYPYGTNVKDMVSFFGKIGWTVESSLKADKFSRYDDFKDFVWYHLEKGRPILVENVEWGGHWRVIIGYDSMGTESPLDDMLILADPYDTCDHNQDGYTTMNATKFFSMWFDHSILPKKERYQPWIVAYPKD, from the coding sequence ATGATGAAGAAGAAACTAGCAGCGGCTTTGCTGGCCTCTATGATGTGCATGGGCACGGTGCTTGCCGTGCCTGTGGCAAGGGAAGGTGTGATACCCTATCCGGCGGGACAGGCGCCGAATCAGGAGGGAGCCTGGGCTGCTCCCGCAGAAATCAATCATGATGATTCTCCATATTTTACGAAGCTGGATGTTTATCAGCTGGAAAGCATCAACGGCCACCGGGTGGTTATGCCTCATTATCCCAGCTACCAGCAGACCACGGAGTATACCTGTGGCCCCGCAGCAGCCCTGACCCTGCTTTACTGGCACGGCAACAAGGACTACGATGAACTGAGCCTTGCCAGGGAAATGAAGACCCGGCCTTATCCCTACGGCACCAATGTCAAGGATATGGTCAGTTTCTTTGGAAAAATTGGCTGGACGGTGGAGAGCAGCCTGAAGGCGGACAAGTTCAGCCGTTACGATGATTTCAAGGATTTTGTCTGGTACCATCTGGAAAAGGGCAGGCCCATTCTGGTAGAGAATGTGGAGTGGGGAGGTCATTGGCGGGTCATCATCGGCTATGACAGTATGGGAACCGAATCTCCTTTGGATGATATGCTGATCCTGGCTGACCCCTACGATACCTGCGACCATAACCAGGACGGCTATACCACCATGAATGCCACGAAGTTCTTCTCTATGTGGTTCGATCATTCCATCCTTCCGAAAAAAGAGCGGTATCAGCCCTGGATTGTGGCTTATCCGAAAGATTGA